The following proteins are encoded in a genomic region of Toxotes jaculatrix isolate fToxJac2 chromosome 3, fToxJac2.pri, whole genome shotgun sequence:
- the cnpy2 gene encoding protein canopy homolog 2 — protein MREAALLLASCLVLCLLLSFSQAARQGQDIRCGACRALVDEMEWAISQIDPKKMIQTGSFRINPDGSQSIREVPLARSEGNLLELMESVCERMEDYGEKTDSSTNRKSYIRIKSRSGEAMDLSEAMLDSRVTASLKFACETIVEQHEDEIIEFFAHETENVKDKLCSKRTDLCDHALKMPHDEL, from the exons ATGAGGGAAGCCGCTCTCCTGCTCGCATCGTGCCTGGTTCTGTGTCTCCTCCTGAGCTTCAGCCAGGCAGCCAGGCAAGGACAGGACATCAGATGTGGAG CCTGCAGGGCTCTGGTAGATGAGATGGAGTGGGCCATCTCCCAGATAGATCCAAAGAAAATGATCCAGACTGGATCGTTCAGGATCAACCCGGACGGCAGCCAGTCCATCAGAGag GTTCCTCTGGCTCGCTCGGAGGGAAACCTCCTGGAGCtgatggagagtgtgtgtgagaggatggAGGACTATGGTGAGAAAACAGATTCTTCAACAAACAGGAAGTCCTACATTAGGATCAAATCTCGAAGCGGTGAGGCCATGGACCTCTCGGAAGCCATGTTGGATTCAAGAGTAACAGCCAGTTTAAAATTTGCA TGTGAAACAATTGTTGAGCAGCATGAAGATGAAATCATTGAATTCTTCGCTCATGAGACAGAGAATGTTAAAGACAAACTCTGCAGCAAGAGGACAG ACCTCTGTGACCATGCTCTGAAAATGCCTCATGACGAACTTTGA